A window of Acinetobacter sp. TR3 contains these coding sequences:
- the ftsH gene encoding ATP-dependent zinc metalloprotease FtsH, whose product MSDYFKNAVLWLIILGVLILIFSNVSDRNKPAAMKYSDFVAAVNAGQIKQVTIDGLNISGEKTNGSSFETVRPQVEDTELLPSLNKQNVVVEGTAPQRQGILMQLLIASFPVLLIILLFMFFMRNMGGGAGGKNSPMSFGKSKAKMLSEDQIKITFTDVAGCDEAKQEVVEIVDFLKDPSKFKRLGATIPRGVLMVGPPGTGKTLLAKAIAGEAKVPFFSISGSDFVEMFVGVGASRVRDMFEQAKRHAPCIIFIDEIDAVGRHRGSGTGGGHDEREQTLNQMLVEMDGFEGNEGVIVIAATNRVDVLDKALLRPGRFDRQVMVGLPDIRGREQILNVHLKKLPSVTGVDVKVLARGTPGFSGAQLANLVNEAALFAARRNKNTVDMHDFEDAKDKIYMGPERKSMVIREEERRATAYHEAGHAIVAEILPGTDPVHKVTIMPRGWALGVTWQLPEQDQTSHYKDKMLNELSILFGGRIAEEVFINQMSTGASNDFERATKMARAMVTKYGMSDALGVMVYEDENQSGFFGNVGSRTISEATQQKVDEEVRRILDEQYKVARDILENNKDIAHAMVKALMEWETIDRDQIRDIMEGREPQPPKVYIPENPVAAFEPPKDGPSTPPPLPAMG is encoded by the coding sequence TTGAGCGATTACTTCAAGAATGCCGTATTGTGGCTCATCATACTCGGTGTTCTGATTTTGATTTTTAGCAACGTCAGTGACCGCAATAAGCCTGCAGCGATGAAATATTCTGATTTCGTTGCAGCGGTAAATGCTGGGCAAATTAAACAAGTCACAATTGACGGTTTAAACATTAGTGGTGAAAAAACCAATGGTTCTTCTTTTGAAACGGTTCGTCCACAAGTAGAAGACACTGAATTGCTTCCAAGCTTGAATAAACAGAATGTAGTCGTTGAAGGTACTGCGCCGCAACGTCAAGGCATTTTGATGCAACTTCTCATTGCAAGCTTCCCTGTATTACTGATCATCTTATTATTCATGTTCTTTATGCGTAATATGGGTGGAGGCGCTGGTGGTAAAAACAGCCCAATGAGTTTTGGTAAGTCAAAAGCGAAAATGTTATCTGAAGATCAGATTAAGATTACGTTTACTGATGTTGCAGGTTGTGATGAAGCCAAGCAAGAAGTAGTTGAAATCGTTGACTTCTTGAAAGATCCTTCTAAGTTCAAACGTCTTGGTGCAACCATTCCTCGTGGTGTATTGATGGTTGGTCCTCCAGGTACTGGTAAAACATTATTGGCTAAAGCAATCGCTGGTGAAGCTAAAGTTCCATTCTTTAGTATCTCAGGTTCTGACTTCGTTGAAATGTTTGTTGGTGTCGGTGCTTCACGTGTTCGTGACATGTTTGAACAGGCTAAACGTCATGCACCTTGTATCATTTTCATCGATGAGATTGATGCTGTTGGTCGCCATCGTGGTTCTGGTACAGGAGGTGGTCATGATGAGCGTGAACAAACCTTGAACCAAATGCTTGTTGAGATGGATGGTTTTGAAGGTAATGAAGGTGTGATCGTCATCGCAGCAACTAACCGTGTTGATGTACTTGATAAAGCATTACTTCGTCCAGGCCGTTTTGACCGCCAAGTGATGGTTGGTTTACCTGACATCCGTGGTCGTGAGCAGATTTTAAATGTTCATTTGAAGAAACTTCCTTCGGTTACAGGTGTAGATGTTAAAGTCCTTGCGCGTGGTACTCCAGGATTCTCAGGTGCGCAACTTGCGAACTTAGTCAACGAAGCTGCGTTGTTTGCTGCTCGCCGTAATAAAAACACGGTGGATATGCATGACTTTGAAGATGCAAAAGACAAGATTTACATGGGTCCAGAACGTAAATCGATGGTGATTCGTGAAGAAGAACGTCGTGCGACGGCTTACCATGAAGCTGGACATGCCATTGTTGCTGAAATTTTGCCAGGTACAGACCCTGTGCATAAAGTGACAATCATGCCACGTGGTTGGGCATTAGGTGTAACTTGGCAGTTGCCTGAGCAAGACCAAACCAGCCATTACAAAGATAAGATGTTGAATGAGCTTTCAATCTTATTTGGTGGTCGTATTGCCGAAGAAGTGTTTATTAATCAAATGTCGACAGGTGCATCAAACGACTTTGAACGTGCAACTAAAATGGCGCGTGCAATGGTGACCAAGTATGGTATGTCTGATGCTCTTGGTGTAATGGTTTATGAAGATGAAAACCAAAGTGGTTTCTTTGGTAATGTGGGTAGCCGTACAATTTCAGAAGCAACTCAGCAAAAAGTTGATGAAGAAGTACGTCGTATCTTGGATGAACAATATAAAGTTGCTCGTGATATTTTGGAAAATAACAAAGATATCGCACATGCAATGGTGAAAGCGTTGATGGAATGGGAAACCATCGATCGTGACCAAATCCGTGACATCATGGAAGGTCGTGAACCACAA
- the rlmE gene encoding 23S rRNA (uridine(2552)-2'-O)-methyltransferase RlmE: MATRITNQKLSKSSRVWMREHLDDPFVKKAQKEGYRARAAYKLLEIQEKYKMIKPGMTIVDLGAAPGSWSQIAGKLVGSNGLVIASDILAMDALPDVTFLQGDFREEEVFEKLLNILNGRQVDVVISDMAPNTSGNRAVDQPRQIYLCELALDFAQKVLGPNGQFIVKVFQGSGFDEFRKQVVDSFDVLKTAKPAASRARSKEVFLIGQGRKKALQ; this comes from the coding sequence ATGGCGACGCGCATTACCAATCAAAAATTGTCGAAAAGCAGCCGTGTGTGGATGAGAGAGCACTTGGATGATCCTTTTGTAAAGAAAGCACAAAAAGAGGGTTATCGCGCACGGGCAGCGTACAAGTTACTTGAAATCCAAGAAAAATATAAAATGATCAAACCGGGCATGACAATTGTTGATCTCGGTGCAGCACCCGGAAGTTGGTCGCAAATTGCAGGTAAACTGGTTGGATCAAATGGTTTAGTAATTGCTTCAGATATTCTCGCAATGGACGCTCTTCCAGATGTGACATTTTTGCAAGGCGACTTCCGAGAAGAAGAAGTTTTCGAAAAATTGTTAAATATTTTAAATGGGCGTCAAGTAGACGTTGTAATTTCAGATATGGCCCCCAATACATCAGGTAATAGGGCTGTCGATCAACCACGCCAGATTTACTTATGTGAGTTGGCATTAGATTTTGCTCAAAAAGTTTTAGGCCCAAATGGACAGTTTATTGTTAAGGTGTTCCAAGGCTCAGGATTTGATGAGTTTAGAAAACAGGTGGTCGATAGTTTTGATGTATTAAAAACAGCCAAACCTGCGGCATCTCGTGCTCGATCAAAAGAAGTTTTTTTGATTGGTCAAGGTCGTAAAAAGGCATTGCAATAA
- the yhbY gene encoding ribosome assembly RNA-binding protein YhbY, protein MAALSIHERKRLRQIGHALNPVVMIGGQGLTENVIEETHRALNDHELIKVKIAGEDRDARAAVIDALVEATGAESVQKIGKIVLLYKKAAKQNQHLSNLVRFAHLSNK, encoded by the coding sequence ATGGCGGCTTTATCTATCCATGAACGTAAGCGTTTACGTCAAATTGGCCACGCACTTAATCCAGTTGTAATGATTGGTGGCCAAGGTCTTACAGAAAACGTCATTGAAGAAACTCATCGCGCACTAAATGATCATGAACTCATTAAAGTGAAAATTGCAGGTGAAGATCGTGATGCACGTGCCGCAGTAATTGATGCGCTTGTTGAAGCGACAGGTGCTGAATCTGTACAAAAAATTGGTAAAATTGTTTTGCTTTATAAAAAAGCAGCAAAACAAAACCAGCATCTTTCTAATTTAGTTCGTTTTGCTCACTTAAGTAACAAGTAA
- a CDS encoding DOMON-like domain-containing protein translates to MASYELSAFDRFNAITVVGAIEQQTPATLNVGFWVRDPNQFLIYPDQVKAHPRQDFLWEQTCFEIFIGVKDEDFYREINLSPSQAWQAYQFEEYRFPEDMPPVAAYDIELNHLQRTHYGLNVSLDLSQFMQQNKLKWSDLYLGLSAVFNTTQGNHYFAMQHSSPQADFHNKRDWLHQF, encoded by the coding sequence ATGGCAAGTTATGAACTTTCCGCTTTCGATCGCTTTAATGCTATTACTGTCGTTGGAGCAATTGAGCAACAAACACCAGCGACATTAAATGTTGGTTTTTGGGTTCGTGATCCCAATCAGTTTCTGATTTACCCAGATCAAGTCAAGGCTCATCCTCGCCAAGACTTTTTATGGGAACAGACTTGTTTTGAGATTTTTATTGGTGTGAAAGATGAAGATTTTTATCGTGAAATCAATCTCTCTCCCTCTCAAGCTTGGCAAGCCTATCAATTTGAAGAATATCGCTTCCCAGAGGATATGCCGCCCGTTGCTGCATATGACATTGAGTTGAACCATTTGCAACGCACACATTATGGTTTAAATGTCAGTCTAGATTTATCTCAATTTATGCAACAGAATAAATTGAAATGGTCTGACTTATATTTAGGTTTAAGTGCGGTTTTTAATACCACGCAAGGTAATCACTATTTTGCAATGCAACATAGTAGCCCACAAGCTGACTTTCATAATAAACGCGATTGGTTACATCAATTTTAA
- the carA gene encoding glutamine-hydrolyzing carbamoyl-phosphate synthase small subunit: protein MSTPAILALADGTIFKGTSIGASGSTTGEVVFNTAMTGYQEILTDPSYAQQIVTLTYPHIGNTGCNSEDVESGRIHKVWANGLIIRDLPLLHSNFRAEQSLSEYLEQHNVVAIADIDTRKLTRILRDKGAQNGCILAGENITEEEAIAKARAFGGLNGLDLAKECCDPEGFEWTEGSWTLGQGFSQPEFKFHVVAYDYGVKTNILRMLADRGCKLTVVPAQTPAEKVLALNPDGVFLSNGPGDPAACGYAIEAVKTIVETTTLPVFGICLGHQILALASGAKTMKMNHGHHGANHPVQNLENGTVMITSQNHGFAVDESTLPSNLKVTHRSLFDGTNQGIHRTDKPAFSFQGHPEASPGPHDCAPLFDHFIELIEASKK from the coding sequence TTGAGCACCCCCGCCATTTTAGCCCTCGCAGATGGAACGATCTTTAAAGGAACGTCTATCGGTGCATCGGGAAGTACGACTGGTGAAGTCGTTTTTAATACAGCCATGACTGGCTACCAAGAAATTTTGACTGACCCAAGTTATGCGCAACAAATTGTGACGCTGACTTATCCCCATATTGGAAATACAGGCTGTAATAGCGAAGACGTTGAATCTGGTCGCATCCATAAAGTATGGGCGAACGGTTTAATTATTCGTGATCTTCCTTTATTACATAGTAATTTCCGTGCAGAACAATCACTCAGTGAATACTTGGAACAACATAATGTTGTTGCAATCGCTGATATTGATACGCGTAAATTGACACGTATTTTACGTGACAAAGGCGCGCAAAATGGTTGCATCCTTGCTGGTGAAAATATCACTGAAGAAGAAGCAATTGCAAAAGCACGTGCATTCGGTGGTTTAAATGGTTTAGACCTTGCAAAAGAATGCTGTGATCCTGAAGGCTTTGAATGGACTGAAGGTTCTTGGACTTTAGGTCAAGGTTTTAGCCAACCAGAATTTAAATTTCATGTTGTTGCATACGATTATGGTGTCAAAACCAACATCTTACGTATGCTTGCAGACCGTGGTTGTAAACTCACTGTTGTGCCTGCACAGACCCCTGCTGAGAAAGTTCTCGCTTTAAACCCAGATGGCGTGTTCTTGTCAAATGGTCCTGGTGATCCAGCAGCATGTGGCTATGCGATTGAAGCAGTAAAAACGATTGTTGAAACTACGACTTTACCTGTATTTGGTATTTGTTTAGGTCACCAAATTTTAGCACTTGCTTCTGGCGCGAAGACCATGAAAATGAATCATGGTCATCACGGTGCAAACCATCCTGTACAAAATCTTGAGAATGGTACAGTGATGATTACTTCTCAAAACCACGGCTTTGCTGTCGATGAGAGTACTTTACCTTCAAACTTAAAAGTAACGCATCGTTCGTTGTTTGATGGTACAAACCAAGGTATTCATCGCACTGACAAACCAGCATTCAGCTTCCAAGGTCACCCTGAAGCAAGCCCTGGTCCACATGACTGTGCTCCATTGTTCGATCATTTCATCGAACTTATTGAAGCATCTAAGAAGTAA